From Ignavibacteria bacterium, a single genomic window includes:
- a CDS encoding serine hydroxymethyltransferase → MHNIKNFDSEIFQTLENERERQNTKLELIASENFVSKAVMEAMGSVLTNKYAEGYPGKRYYGGCEFVDVAENLARERVKKLFGAEYANVQPHSGSQANMAVYFTFVKPGDKVMGMNLSQGGHLTHGSPVNFSGQLYNFVAYGVNKETGFIDMNEVEALATKEKPKMITVGASAYSRNIDYKAFRVVADKVGAFLFADIAHPAGLIAKKLLNDPLPQCHVVTSTTHKTLRGARGGLILLGKDFENPFGLVAPKSGRTKMMSELLDSMVIPGIQGGPLMHVIAAKAVGFLENLQPGFETYAKQIISNANALAKKMLALGYNIISNGTDNHLMLIDLRNKKLTGKSAQEALDESGITVNKNAVPFDTESPLITSGIRIGTPAITTRGMKESEMEIVAELIDDVLRNVGNKKVYADVAEKVKALCLQFPLYQ, encoded by the coding sequence ATGCACAACATCAAAAATTTTGATTCGGAAATTTTTCAAACGCTTGAGAATGAACGCGAGCGGCAAAACACAAAACTCGAACTCATTGCTTCGGAAAATTTTGTCAGCAAAGCAGTAATGGAAGCAATGGGAAGCGTGCTCACGAATAAATACGCCGAAGGGTATCCGGGCAAACGCTACTACGGCGGATGCGAGTTTGTGGACGTTGCGGAAAATCTTGCGCGTGAGCGTGTGAAAAAACTTTTCGGCGCCGAGTATGCAAACGTGCAGCCGCATTCAGGTTCACAAGCAAATATGGCGGTGTATTTTACGTTCGTGAAACCAGGCGACAAAGTGATGGGAATGAATCTTTCGCAGGGCGGACATTTAACACACGGCTCGCCGGTAAATTTTTCGGGACAACTGTACAACTTTGTCGCGTATGGCGTGAACAAAGAAACCGGTTTCATTGATATGAATGAAGTAGAAGCGCTCGCAACAAAAGAAAAACCGAAAATGATTACCGTCGGCGCATCGGCATATTCGCGCAACATTGATTACAAAGCGTTTCGTGTTGTTGCGGATAAAGTCGGCGCGTTTTTGTTTGCCGATATTGCTCATCCCGCGGGATTGATTGCAAAAAAATTATTGAATGACCCGCTCCCGCAATGCCACGTTGTAACTTCGACGACGCATAAAACATTGCGAGGGGCACGCGGAGGTTTGATTTTACTTGGAAAAGATTTTGAAAATCCGTTCGGACTTGTTGCGCCAAAAAGCGGACGAACAAAAATGATGAGCGAACTTTTGGATTCGATGGTGATTCCGGGAATTCAAGGCGGACCGTTGATGCACGTGATTGCGGCGAAGGCAGTTGGATTTTTAGAAAACTTGCAACCGGGTTTTGAAACGTACGCGAAGCAAATTATTTCAAATGCAAATGCGCTTGCAAAAAAAATGCTCGCACTCGGTTACAATATTATTTCCAACGGCACAGATAATCATTTGATGCTGATTGATTTGCGCAATAAAAAACTGACGGGAAAATCCGCGCAGGAAGCGTTGGACGAAAGCGGAATTACGGTGAATAAAAATGCTGTTCCGTTTGATACTGAATCGCCATTGATTACTAGTGGCATTCGTATCGGAACTCCCGCAATTACAACGCGGGGGATGAAAGAAAGCGAAATGGAAATCGTTGCCGAATTGATTGATGACGTATTGCGTAATGTCGGAAATAAAAAAGTGTATGCCGATGTTGCAGAAAAAGTGAAAGCGTTGTGTTTGCAATTTCCGTTGTATCAATAA
- a CDS encoding PspC domain-containing protein, which yields MSNDYTQGTKRLFRSRQEKMIAGVCGGVAEYLNIDPSIVRLVWVLLTLLGGSGILLYVIAWFIIPNNPYHIISESAPTPPQQSNSSTVMGLVMIFLGSAFLFKNLLEFAWWTFWSFWGVSAIAVVMIILGVMLITKRT from the coding sequence ATGTCTAACGATTATACGCAAGGAACAAAACGTTTGTTTCGTTCGCGTCAAGAAAAAATGATTGCCGGAGTTTGCGGCGGTGTTGCTGAATATTTGAACATTGACCCGTCTATCGTTCGTTTAGTTTGGGTTCTGCTTACACTACTGGGCGGCTCCGGAATATTACTTTATGTGATTGCTTGGTTCATTATTCCGAATAATCCATATCATATCATTTCTGAAAGCGCGCCTACGCCACCGCAACAGTCAAACAGTTCAACGGTAATGGGATTAGTAATGATTTTTCTTGGCTCCGCATTTCTCTTTAAAAATCTTCTCGAATTTGCGTGGTGGACATTCTGGAGTTTCTGGGGAGTATCCGCAATCGCAGTTGTAATGATTATTTTGGGTGTGATGCTGATAACGAAAAGAACATAA
- a CDS encoding polyprenyl synthetase family protein → MNLKEIATPIEKELKTFEDVFRNAMRSKIFLVDTITRYILKQKGKKMRPILVLLCSKLCGGVNERTYRGAALVEILHTATLIHDDVIDEANTRRGLPSINFVWKNKAAVLMGDFLLAKGLLLSLDNDDFVFLKIMSDSVRRMSEGEILEIEKSRSLSVDEKTYFKIISDKTASLISTCTEIGAAAGSNNGEYRNAMRNFGENLGLAFQIRDDLLDFVGKKSITGKPTGGADLKDKKITLPLIHALEKAPRTEANTILKIIKNGADKTGALTVSNFVNEYGGIEYATRKSMEYAENAKDILRQFPNSPSKQSLSGFVDFVVTRMN, encoded by the coding sequence ATGAATCTCAAAGAAATAGCAACACCAATCGAAAAAGAACTGAAAACGTTTGAAGATGTTTTTCGCAATGCAATGCGTTCGAAAATATTTCTCGTTGATACTATTACACGCTACATCTTAAAACAAAAAGGAAAAAAGATGCGACCGATTTTAGTTCTTCTCTGCAGCAAACTCTGCGGCGGAGTGAACGAACGAACATATCGCGGCGCAGCATTAGTAGAAATTCTTCACACAGCAACGTTGATTCACGATGATGTTATTGACGAAGCAAACACGCGTCGCGGACTTCCTTCCATCAATTTCGTTTGGAAAAATAAAGCCGCTGTGTTGATGGGAGATTTTCTTCTCGCAAAAGGATTACTGCTTTCGCTCGACAACGATGATTTTGTCTTCTTAAAAATTATGAGCGATTCTGTTCGGCGAATGAGCGAGGGAGAAATTTTAGAAATCGAAAAGAGCAGAAGTTTGAGCGTGGATGAAAAAACGTATTTCAAAATTATTTCCGATAAAACTGCGTCCTTGATTTCCACATGTACAGAAATTGGTGCTGCGGCTGGTTCGAACAATGGCGAATACAGAAATGCAATGCGGAACTTCGGAGAAAATCTCGGACTTGCTTTTCAAATCCGCGATGACTTGCTCGATTTTGTCGGAAAGAAAAGCATTACGGGAAAACCAACCGGCGGCGCAGATTTGAAAGACAAGAAAATTACGTTGCCGCTTATTCACGCACTTGAAAAAGCGCCGAGAACGGAAGCAAATACAATTCTGAAAATCATAAAGAATGGAGCAGATAAAACTGGCGCGTTAACTGTTTCCAATTTTGTAAATGAATACGGCGGCATTGAATACGCAACGCGGAAATCAATGGAGTATGCTGAAAATGCAAAAGATATTTTACGGCAATTTCCAAACTCGCCCAGCAAACAATCGCTGTCCGGTTTTGTGGATTTTGTGGTAACGAGAATGAATTAA
- the tatC gene encoding twin-arginine translocase subunit TatC, with product MPEIETEHKELSFLDHLEELRWRIVKALMGVLLAVILCAFYAEFLVNNVVLGPIQKTNPPLQLINTVPYGQITLYMMVVLVSSIILSSPWLLFQIWMFIVPALYSKERKYFTGVVFFTTFCFLGGVAFSYFLMLPYMLQFFATFGSHHIQNLISVGDYMGFVLQMVLLSGLIFELPMISYFLSKFGIVTPAFMRHYRRHSIVAILILAAILTPTTDVVTMAVFAAPMLILYEISIWISAIVHRKKEAPV from the coding sequence ATGCCTGAAATAGAAACCGAACACAAAGAACTTTCCTTCCTCGACCATCTCGAAGAATTACGCTGGCGTATTGTAAAAGCGCTGATGGGCGTTCTCCTTGCAGTTATTCTGTGTGCTTTTTATGCAGAATTCCTTGTCAATAACGTTGTGCTTGGTCCTATACAGAAAACAAACCCTCCGTTGCAGTTAATCAATACGGTTCCGTACGGTCAAATAACGTTGTATATGATGGTGGTGTTGGTATCAAGTATCATTCTCAGTTCACCGTGGCTGCTTTTTCAAATATGGATGTTTATTGTTCCGGCGTTGTACTCGAAAGAAAGGAAATATTTTACGGGCGTAGTTTTTTTCACAACGTTTTGTTTCCTTGGAGGAGTTGCGTTCTCTTATTTTCTGATGCTTCCGTATATGCTGCAATTTTTCGCAACATTCGGTTCGCACCATATTCAAAACCTGATTTCTGTCGGCGATTATATGGGTTTCGTCCTTCAAATGGTGTTGCTTTCCGGTTTGATTTTTGAGTTGCCAATGATTTCGTATTTCCTCTCGAAGTTTGGAATTGTAACTCCGGCATTTATGCGCCACTACCGCAGACATTCCATCGTTGCAATACTCATTCTTGCCGCAATACTCACACCGACAACAGATGTTGTAACGATGGCAGTTTTCGCAGCGCCTATGTTAATTTTATATGAAATCAGTATTTGGATATCGGCGATTGTACATCGGAAGAAAGAAGCACCCGTTTGA